In one Granulicella cerasi genomic region, the following are encoded:
- the nuoL gene encoding NADH-quinone oxidoreductase subunit L translates to MNPNLLWYIPLLPFLGFLLNGTIGRKFPRPLVVAVALFFTAIPAGIVAYLWTVLKAAGAPLAISVVSKPWIAVSGFTVNFAFTVDHLTLLMLSIITGVGFLIHLYSAGYMAHEEGFWRFFAYLNLFMFFMLVLVLSANFLLLFVGWEGVGLASYLLIGFYFTKDSAANAGKKAFVVNRIGDLGLLIAMFLLIANFHTLNFDGVFAQIAANPTISTCLLTAIGFMLLLGATGKSAQIPLYVWLPDAMEGPTPVSALIHAATMVTAGIYMMARCHVILDRAPSVMITIAIIGAVTALMAATIGLVQHDIKRVLAYSTVSQLGYMVLACGVGAYTAGVFHLMTHAFFKALLFLAAGSVIHAVGGEQDMRKMGGLRSKIPVTFWTMTIGVFTIAGAPLLAAFFSKDEILYQAFISPSPVGKLVWLIGVITAGLTSFYMFRLWFKTFFGAPRFEEATDAHHGHHDAHAGHGIHVHESPLVMTLPLMILAVLSALSGFLGVPEAFGGHDEFGHFLAPVLSSGEAEHAASAASPILLASVSVAMFAVGLLVAWQMYYRKPGTGAALAAKLKPVYSLLDHKYWVDEIYGTVIVAPLAMISRFGFGAVESGVVQGVPTAGAGITRGVGAIARRMQSGNIRSYAGWLALGAAVILFLAIFTQVPVR, encoded by the coding sequence CATCGTGGCTTATCTTTGGACGGTCCTGAAGGCCGCCGGTGCACCGCTCGCCATCAGCGTGGTGTCGAAGCCCTGGATTGCAGTCTCCGGTTTCACCGTGAACTTCGCCTTCACCGTCGACCACCTGACGCTCCTGATGCTCAGCATCATCACCGGCGTCGGCTTCCTGATCCACCTCTACTCTGCCGGCTACATGGCGCATGAGGAAGGTTTCTGGCGCTTCTTTGCCTACCTGAACCTGTTCATGTTCTTCATGCTGGTGCTGGTGCTCAGCGCGAACTTCCTGCTGCTCTTCGTCGGATGGGAAGGTGTGGGCCTCGCGTCCTACCTGCTGATCGGCTTCTACTTCACCAAGGACTCGGCCGCAAACGCAGGCAAGAAGGCCTTCGTCGTCAACCGCATCGGTGACCTCGGCCTGCTGATCGCAATGTTCCTGCTGATCGCCAACTTCCACACGCTTAACTTCGACGGTGTCTTCGCGCAGATCGCTGCGAACCCGACGATCAGCACCTGCCTGCTGACGGCGATTGGTTTCATGCTGCTGCTCGGCGCCACCGGTAAGTCGGCGCAGATTCCGCTGTACGTCTGGCTTCCCGACGCAATGGAAGGCCCCACTCCCGTGTCGGCCCTGATCCACGCAGCGACGATGGTCACCGCGGGCATCTACATGATGGCTCGCTGCCATGTGATTCTCGACCGCGCCCCTTCGGTGATGATCACGATCGCGATCATCGGTGCCGTCACCGCGCTCATGGCTGCCACCATCGGCCTCGTGCAGCATGACATCAAGCGCGTGCTGGCGTACTCGACGGTCTCGCAGCTCGGCTACATGGTGCTCGCCTGCGGAGTCGGAGCCTACACCGCTGGCGTCTTTCACCTGATGACGCACGCCTTCTTCAAGGCACTGCTCTTCCTCGCGGCGGGTTCGGTGATCCACGCTGTTGGTGGTGAGCAGGACATGCGCAAGATGGGCGGCCTTCGCTCGAAGATTCCCGTCACCTTCTGGACGATGACGATCGGCGTCTTCACTATCGCCGGCGCCCCGCTTCTCGCAGCCTTCTTCTCGAAGGACGAGATTCTGTATCAGGCGTTCATCTCGCCGTCGCCGGTCGGGAAGCTCGTCTGGCTGATCGGTGTGATCACCGCGGGCCTGACCAGCTTCTATATGTTCCGCCTCTGGTTCAAGACGTTCTTCGGTGCACCTCGCTTTGAAGAAGCGACGGACGCGCACCACGGTCATCATGACGCTCACGCAGGCCACGGGATCCATGTGCACGAGTCGCCGCTGGTCATGACGCTCCCGCTGATGATCCTCGCAGTGCTCTCGGCGCTCTCCGGCTTCCTTGGAGTGCCAGAGGCCTTCGGCGGACACGACGAGTTTGGACACTTCCTCGCTCCGGTACTTTCGTCCGGCGAAGCCGAGCATGCTGCTTCTGCAGCAAGCCCAATCCTGTTGGCAAGTGTATCGGTCGCCATGTTCGCGGTTGGACTGCTCGTAGCCTGGCAGATGTACTACCGCAAGCCCGGCACCGGCGCGGCCCTCGCAGCCAAGCTCAAGCCCGTCTACTCGTTGTTGGATCACAAGTACTGGGTGGATGAGATCTACGGCACCGTTATCGTGGCACCGTTGGCCATGATCTCGCGCTTCGGCTTCGGCGCTGTCGAATCAGGTGTGGTGCAAGGCGTGCCCACCGCGGGAGCCGGTATCACTCGCGGCGTCGGCGCTATCGCTCGCCGCATGCAGTCCGGCAACATTCGCTCGTATGCAGGATGGTTGGCGCTCGGCGCCGCTGTCATTCTTTTCCTCGCAATCTTTACGCAGGTGCCGGTCCGCTGA